A genomic region of Roseateles amylovorans contains the following coding sequences:
- a CDS encoding universal stress protein, protein MFRKVLVAYDGSDPAKAALTEALRLVRGQPSELEVVHVLFDLPLNVAFSNAALVESSIQAQHDAAQRLLDEAIAQARAADVVPSTAILDDPGRRVAEVIVSHAVKVHAGLVVVGSHGRRGMSRALLGSDAELVARLAPMPVLIVKAPPTT, encoded by the coding sequence ATGTTTCGCAAAGTTCTCGTTGCCTACGATGGCAGTGATCCCGCCAAAGCGGCACTGACCGAAGCCCTGCGTCTGGTACGTGGCCAACCGTCCGAGCTGGAAGTGGTCCATGTGCTGTTCGACCTCCCCCTGAACGTGGCCTTCTCGAACGCCGCCTTGGTCGAGTCCTCCATCCAGGCCCAGCACGACGCCGCCCAGCGCCTGCTGGACGAGGCCATCGCCCAGGCCCGCGCGGCTGACGTCGTGCCCTCCACCGCCATCCTGGACGATCCTGGCCGACGGGTCGCAGAGGTCATCGTGTCTCACGCGGTCAAGGTGCATGCGGGGCTGGTCGTTGTGGGCTCCCATGGACGCCGAGGCATGAGCCGGGCCTTGCTTGGCAGCGATGCGGAACTGGTCGCGCGGCTGGCACCGATGCCGGTCCTGATCGTGAAGGCGCCTCCCACGACCTGA
- a CDS encoding tyrosine-type recombinase/integrase, translating to MRFSLSLALRWRPVDGRLHHFILSEIIVLREHEVRTKTSTARAVSLNSRSRSALQAMKAHTLMKSLDGFVFLDPRTGARFTDDEPPREMYWRPTLRRLGIRYRSPYETRHTYATIMLMSGVTPAFAAKQMGHTIQMFLTTYAKWIDGGQNAVEMGKLEGAITNSSLALPQKSAKRAK from the coding sequence ATGCGTTTCTCGCTAAGCCTGGCGCTGCGATGGCGGCCTGTCGACGGGCGCCTCCACCACTTCATCTTGAGCGAGATCATCGTCCTCAGGGAGCATGAAGTCCGCACCAAGACGAGCACGGCACGCGCGGTCTCGCTCAACAGCCGGTCTCGCAGCGCGCTCCAGGCGATGAAGGCGCACACGCTGATGAAGTCGCTCGACGGGTTTGTCTTCCTCGATCCCCGGACCGGCGCCCGGTTCACTGACGACGAGCCGCCGCGGGAAATGTACTGGCGGCCGACGCTGCGACGCCTGGGCATCCGCTACCGCAGCCCATACGAGACCCGGCACACCTACGCGACCATCATGCTGATGTCGGGGGTCACGCCGGCGTTCGCCGCCAAGCAGATGGGGCACACGATCCAGATGTTTTTGACGACCTACGCGAAGTGGATCGACGGCGGCCAGAACGCTGTGGAAATGGGCAAGTTGGAAGGCGCGATCACGAATTCTTCCCTGGCTCTTCCCCAGAAATCAGCGAAACGCGCCAAGTAG
- a CDS encoding DUF1488 domain-containing protein — protein sequence MKPEAFFHLMSGCVRFWVLVGEQPVGASIRKETLHYRYHPHGANDDPLATYMAHADEIDAVVRRRLASGSREPVMLRDHDMA from the coding sequence ATGAAGCCGGAAGCGTTCTTTCACCTGATGTCGGGATGCGTGCGGTTCTGGGTGCTGGTCGGCGAGCAGCCGGTGGGAGCCAGCATCCGCAAGGAGACGCTGCACTACCGCTATCACCCGCACGGGGCCAATGACGATCCGCTGGCCACCTACATGGCTCACGCCGACGAGATCGACGCCGTGGTGCGTCGCCGGCTGGCGTCAGGCTCCAGAGAGCCGGTGATGCTGCGCGACCACGACATGGCTTGA
- a CDS encoding right-handed parallel beta-helix repeat-containing protein: MAEHTLTIQPPSNGTIAGATSGSTYAAGAKVVLTAVTDGTYGVDKWLGDAAECGSALTCTVKLDANKSVGLKVKTVPVGFGAGVTGGAGGEVVDVSTPAQLKSALCDRYNGSTCIDSTPRVIRVLGVIDFINTEGSTTGKACAYSSNNCAVNGKQEKILDWNSYCSGRQLFDLTYDTAGGTPLRVGSNKTIVGVGKNAGIKGKGFYLRDGVSNIIIRNLSLTDINDGVIWGGDAITIDGASDVWIDHNYFARIGRQMIVTGWGPADRVTISNNVLDGTTDYGHFCDGRSYWFMLLIAEGQTITIIGNKIYNSSGRSPEVGRSPWATQYGMVHLVNNLYDNNFWMGIAASENVVTLIEGNDFTPTNLSFYPVWRDDSSLVIAPHDTNISAANGYCKTLLSRDCARNSASNSTVDFVINQSAVQMMTATSAWAKGAAGIQPIPASQVRNRVMLNAGPQADPDL; encoded by the coding sequence TTGGCTGAACACACGTTGACGATTCAACCTCCGTCCAATGGCACCATTGCTGGAGCGACGTCTGGTTCGACCTATGCTGCAGGCGCCAAGGTTGTGCTCACGGCCGTTACGGATGGCACGTATGGCGTCGATAAGTGGCTTGGGGATGCGGCGGAATGTGGATCCGCCCTCACCTGCACCGTCAAGCTGGACGCCAATAAGTCCGTGGGTCTCAAGGTCAAAACTGTCCCGGTGGGATTCGGCGCAGGCGTCACGGGTGGCGCGGGCGGAGAAGTGGTCGATGTGTCCACTCCAGCACAGCTGAAATCCGCGCTGTGCGACAGATATAACGGCTCCACCTGCATCGACAGCACTCCACGAGTGATCCGAGTGCTTGGCGTGATCGACTTCATCAACACAGAGGGCTCCACCACCGGCAAAGCCTGTGCATATTCAAGCAACAACTGCGCGGTGAATGGGAAACAGGAGAAGATCCTTGATTGGAACAGCTACTGCAGCGGTCGCCAATTGTTCGATTTGACTTACGACACCGCTGGCGGCACGCCGCTTCGTGTCGGTTCGAACAAAACCATTGTGGGTGTCGGCAAGAACGCGGGCATCAAGGGCAAAGGGTTCTATCTCCGGGATGGCGTTTCAAACATCATCATTCGAAACCTATCCCTGACTGACATTAATGATGGCGTGATCTGGGGTGGTGACGCCATCACGATCGACGGCGCAAGTGACGTGTGGATCGATCACAACTACTTCGCACGCATTGGTCGTCAGATGATCGTGACAGGTTGGGGGCCGGCCGACCGGGTGACAATTTCGAATAACGTCCTGGACGGAACCACTGATTACGGCCATTTCTGTGATGGACGCAGCTATTGGTTCATGCTGTTGATCGCCGAGGGTCAGACCATCACCATCATCGGCAACAAGATCTATAACTCCTCTGGCCGTTCGCCGGAGGTGGGGCGCAGCCCATGGGCCACCCAATACGGCATGGTTCACTTGGTCAACAATCTCTACGACAACAATTTTTGGATGGGCATTGCAGCCTCTGAGAATGTGGTGACCCTTATCGAAGGCAACGACTTTACGCCCACCAACCTTTCGTTCTATCCCGTCTGGCGAGACGATTCAAGCCTCGTCATCGCGCCACACGACACAAACATCAGTGCGGCGAATGGCTACTGCAAAACCCTGTTGTCGCGAGATTGCGCTCGTAACAGCGCCAGCAATAGCACGGTCGATTTTGTCATCAACCAATCTGCGGTCCAAATGATGACGGCGACCTCCGCCTGGGCCAAAGGTGCGGCGGGGATCCAGCCAATACCTGCGTCGCAGGTGCGCAACCGCGTCATGCTGAATGCGGGGCCTCAGGCGGATCCGGATTTGTAG